From Thermoanaerobaculia bacterium, the proteins below share one genomic window:
- a CDS encoding c-type cytochrome, with product MFVRSVAAAVFLSFAAGGVWALAADAGARPSPLFLQKCAKCHGEDGRAQTPKGKKLKAQDFTDPDFQQHKSDSRLVEAITNGTDKDMPAFGKLLTPQEIESLLGVVRSFSR from the coding sequence ATGTTCGTTCGCTCCGTCGCCGCCGCCGTCTTCCTGTCGTTTGCCGCCGGGGGCGTCTGGGCGCTCGCCGCCGACGCGGGCGCGCGCCCGTCGCCGCTCTTCCTCCAGAAGTGCGCGAAGTGCCACGGCGAGGACGGGCGCGCGCAGACGCCGAAAGGGAAGAAGCTCAAGGCTCAGGATTTCACCGACCCCGATTTCCAGCAGCACAAGAGCGACTCCCGGCTCGTCGAGGCGATCACGAACGGCACCGACAAGGACATGCCGGCCTTCGGCAAGCTGCTCACGCCCCAGGAGATCGAGTCTCTCCTCGGCGTCGTGCGGAGCTTCTCGCGGTAG
- a CDS encoding MauE/DoxX family redox-associated membrane protein has translation MNAARPSLLLRSAVLIGRLVLGAVFIVAAGPKIMDPPGFAHMIANYRLFPLSLVHAAALVLPWIEMLCGLALVSGVFWRTAGKLAAAMLVVFILAIGTNLARDRAVQCGCFDVHAAQKTHAELIGEMRWVLVRDGALVAVAVFVLGIGKRRSRRGTAAGALLGVLLIAAAGCRPAAERPAAPAATSHALRGVITAIDAQRREITVEHEAVPGYMGAMTMPFPVDPAVRLDALAPGDEITARLVVDGSRSRLDEISVIARKKTPGEAPAIDPAKIAAVGRPFPDFRLVDQDGRSFALSDFRGKPVVLSFIYTRCPLPWACPATVARLARVGASDLAPHFVLVTLDPKNDTPAVLHDYARQVDVGSGRWSFATGNPEAIAAVAEHAGAFFERDGSSITHSLVVVTIGPDGTVLGRHEGRDWKHEDVLADLAALRK, from the coding sequence ATGAACGCCGCCCGGCCGTCTCTGCTCCTCCGTTCGGCCGTCCTGATCGGGCGGCTCGTCCTCGGCGCCGTGTTCATCGTCGCGGCGGGGCCAAAGATCATGGATCCCCCGGGATTCGCGCACATGATCGCGAACTACCGGCTCTTTCCCCTCTCCCTCGTGCACGCGGCGGCGCTCGTCCTCCCGTGGATCGAGATGCTCTGCGGCCTCGCCCTCGTCTCGGGGGTCTTCTGGAGGACGGCGGGCAAGCTCGCCGCGGCGATGCTCGTGGTGTTCATCCTCGCGATCGGGACGAATCTCGCGCGCGACCGGGCCGTCCAGTGCGGCTGCTTCGACGTCCACGCCGCGCAGAAGACGCACGCCGAGCTGATCGGGGAGATGCGGTGGGTGCTCGTCCGCGACGGCGCGCTCGTCGCGGTCGCGGTTTTCGTCCTCGGGATCGGAAAGCGGCGCTCCCGCCGCGGGACGGCCGCCGGCGCGTTGCTCGGCGTCCTGCTCATCGCCGCCGCCGGCTGCCGTCCCGCGGCCGAACGGCCGGCCGCCCCGGCCGCCACGTCGCACGCGCTGCGGGGCGTGATCACGGCGATCGACGCGCAGCGGCGGGAGATCACGGTCGAGCACGAAGCCGTCCCCGGCTACATGGGCGCGATGACGATGCCCTTTCCGGTGGACCCGGCCGTGCGCCTCGACGCGCTCGCGCCCGGGGACGAGATCACGGCGCGCCTCGTCGTCGACGGGTCCCGTTCACGCCTCGACGAGATCTCGGTGATCGCCCGAAAGAAGACCCCGGGCGAGGCGCCGGCGATCGACCCGGCGAAGATCGCCGCCGTCGGACGGCCTTTCCCCGACTTCCGGCTCGTCGACCAGGACGGAAGATCCTTCGCGCTCTCGGATTTTCGGGGAAAGCCCGTCGTCCTCTCCTTCATCTACACACGCTGTCCCCTGCCGTGGGCCTGTCCGGCGACCGTCGCCCGGCTCGCGCGCGTCGGCGCTTCCGACCTGGCTCCCCATTTCGTCCTCGTGACGCTCGACCCGAAGAACGACACCCCCGCGGTGCTCCACGACTACGCCCGGCAGGTGGACGTCGGAAGCGGCCGGTGGTCGTTCGCGACGGGGAACCCCGAGGCGATCGCCGCGGTCGCGGAGCACGCGGGAGCCTTCTTCGAGCGTGACGGAAGCTCGATCACGCACTCCCTCGTCGTCGTCACGATCGGCCCCGACGGGACGGTTCTCGGACGCCATGAAGGCCGGGACTGGAAACATGAAGACGTGCTCGCGGACCTCGCGGCTCTGAGAAAATGA
- a CDS encoding rhodanese-like domain-containing protein: protein MIRRQGERGFLREAAIIVGLAVVAAFVSNAFARRERKLAWLGRPPVAVAVAPPASLQPIPPATPPATSPSAPAPAATTKPKAPAPASGAAAPPPPARPAASPAPTASDFAPHPDRPWIEIAPEQAKTLFDRGALFVDARRSAAFREGHVRGARSISVWESDADEKIKALLDEGRDTNAPIVAYCSGGDCEDSHQLAQKLWGVTFDNVYVYRDGFPDWQKHGWPVAAGEEK from the coding sequence GTGATCCGCCGGCAGGGGGAACGCGGGTTCCTCCGCGAGGCGGCGATCATCGTCGGTCTCGCGGTCGTCGCGGCTTTCGTCTCGAACGCGTTCGCCCGGCGGGAGCGCAAGCTCGCCTGGCTCGGCCGGCCGCCGGTCGCCGTGGCCGTCGCGCCCCCCGCGTCGCTGCAACCGATCCCCCCGGCGACGCCACCGGCGACTTCGCCGTCGGCGCCCGCGCCGGCCGCCACGACGAAGCCGAAGGCGCCGGCCCCCGCGTCCGGCGCGGCCGCGCCGCCCCCCCCCGCCCGTCCCGCCGCCTCTCCCGCTCCGACCGCGTCCGATTTCGCTCCCCATCCCGACCGGCCCTGGATCGAGATCGCGCCCGAGCAGGCGAAGACGCTCTTCGACCGCGGCGCGCTCTTCGTCGACGCGCGCCGCAGCGCCGCCTTCCGGGAGGGACACGTCCGCGGCGCCCGCTCGATCTCCGTCTGGGAATCGGACGCCGACGAGAAGATCAAGGCCCTCCTCGACGAAGGGCGCGACACGAACGCTCCGATCGTCGCCTACTGCAGCGGCGGCGACTGCGAGGACTCGCACCAGCTCGCGCAGAAGCTCTGGGGCGTGACGTTCGACAACGTCTACGTCTACCGCGACGGATTCCCCGACTGGCAGAAGCACGGATGGCCCGTCGCGGCCGGGGAGGAAAAATGA
- a CDS encoding superoxide dismutase family protein has translation MRLIRPFIAIVPLVCLAACAGSKSSTTATTAPHAGPTATAMIEGRSASTLTGTATFVQNGDAVHVTVDVANAPEGVHAVHLHEKGDCSAPDAASAGGHFNPMHMEHGSPDAASHHAGDFGNMTVGGEGRGHLELDTTMLTVTPGDRSVVGRAIVVHAKEDDMHTQPTGNAGGRIGCGVVAEKPAAPEK, from the coding sequence ATGCGTCTCATCCGGCCATTCATCGCGATCGTCCCTCTCGTCTGCCTCGCCGCCTGCGCGGGCTCGAAATCCTCGACGACGGCCACGACGGCGCCCCACGCGGGCCCGACGGCGACCGCCATGATCGAAGGGCGGAGCGCAAGCACCCTGACCGGCACGGCGACGTTCGTCCAGAACGGAGACGCCGTCCATGTCACGGTCGACGTGGCCAACGCTCCGGAGGGCGTCCACGCGGTGCACCTGCACGAAAAGGGGGATTGCTCCGCACCCGACGCCGCCTCGGCGGGAGGCCATTTCAACCCGATGCACATGGAGCACGGCTCCCCCGACGCAGCCAGCCACCACGCCGGCGATTTCGGGAACATGACGGTCGGCGGCGAGGGGCGCGGACATCTGGAGCTCGACACGACGATGCTGACGGTCACGCCGGGCGACCGCTCGGTCGTCGGCCGGGCGATCGTCGTGCACGCGAAAGAGGACGACATGCATACGCAGCCGACGGGCAACGCCGGCGGACGGATCGGCTGCGGGGTGGTCGCGGAAAAGCCGGCGGCGCCCGAAAAATGA
- the xerC gene encoding tyrosine recombinase XerC: MPRTLSAAITEFLRALSLERNFSPQTVRAYASDLARFCEFWEKEFANVPASKTPIDRIDALAVRAHVASLHRANLSSRSLARHLSALRSLFRWACRSGWCAANPAAGVPTPRQPKTLPRALTFADTERLLSADEEGAPFPERDRAMFEMLYATGIRVSELSGLDLDDLDSAQRLARVLGKGGKERIVPYGEPAADALRAYLPARAALRSGAEARGDAGDGREPLLVNHRGGRLTSRSVARILKRRLREAGLPDRISPHALRHTFATHLLSAGADLRSIQELLGHASLSTTQKYTHVDAARLMEVYKKSHPKA; the protein is encoded by the coding sequence ATGCCCCGCACGCTTTCCGCCGCGATCACGGAATTCCTGCGGGCGCTCTCCCTCGAACGGAACTTCTCTCCTCAGACGGTGCGCGCCTACGCTTCCGACCTCGCGCGATTCTGCGAATTCTGGGAGAAGGAGTTCGCCAACGTCCCGGCGTCGAAGACGCCCATCGACCGGATCGACGCGCTCGCCGTCCGCGCGCACGTCGCTTCGCTCCACCGGGCGAACCTCTCGAGCCGGTCGCTCGCCCGGCACCTCTCCGCCCTCCGCTCGCTCTTCCGGTGGGCCTGCCGCTCCGGATGGTGCGCCGCCAACCCGGCAGCCGGCGTACCGACGCCGCGACAGCCGAAGACGCTTCCGCGCGCGCTGACCTTCGCCGACACCGAGCGGCTCCTCTCGGCCGACGAGGAGGGGGCGCCGTTCCCCGAGCGGGACCGCGCCATGTTCGAGATGCTCTACGCGACCGGGATCCGGGTCTCGGAGCTTTCCGGGCTCGACCTGGACGATCTCGACTCCGCGCAGCGGCTCGCGCGCGTGCTCGGAAAGGGGGGAAAGGAGCGGATCGTCCCGTACGGCGAGCCCGCCGCCGACGCGCTCCGCGCCTATCTCCCGGCGCGCGCGGCGCTTCGATCGGGGGCCGAGGCGCGCGGAGACGCCGGCGACGGGCGCGAGCCGCTATTGGTCAACCACCGCGGAGGCCGCCTCACCTCTCGTTCGGTCGCGAGGATCTTGAAGCGCCGCCTGCGCGAGGCCGGTCTCCCCGACCGGATCTCGCCGCACGCCCTTCGCCACACCTTCGCGACGCACCTCCTGTCCGCGGGCGCCGACCTTCGATCGATCCAGGAGCTCCTCGGCCACGCCTCGCTCTCGACGACGCAGAAGTACACGCACGTCGATGCGGCGAGGCTGATGGAGGTTTACAAGAAGTCCCACCCGAAAGCATAG
- a CDS encoding DinB family protein has protein sequence MARFPAVIDVLLSACDRAYDRKSWHGTNLRGALRGLSAKEASWRPGKRRHNIWEIAVHAAYWKYVVIRSLTGAPRGSFARKGSNWFERPGGSEAEWKADVALLDATHRSLRDAIARIDPAALDRRLPGRKTSRTALVTGAAAHDLYHAGQVQLIKRMMPRPRTPGGRPGRKR, from the coding sequence ATGGCCCGATTCCCCGCGGTGATCGACGTCCTTCTCTCCGCCTGCGACCGGGCCTATGACCGAAAGTCCTGGCACGGCACGAACCTTCGCGGCGCGCTGCGGGGGCTTTCGGCGAAGGAAGCCTCGTGGCGGCCCGGCAAGCGGCGCCACAACATCTGGGAGATCGCGGTCCATGCCGCCTACTGGAAGTATGTCGTGATCCGGTCGCTGACGGGAGCGCCGAGGGGATCGTTCGCCCGCAAGGGCTCCAACTGGTTCGAGCGGCCCGGCGGTTCGGAAGCGGAGTGGAAGGCGGACGTGGCGCTCCTCGACGCGACGCACCGGTCGCTGCGCGATGCGATCGCCCGAATCGATCCGGCCGCGCTCGACCGGCGGCTTCCCGGAAGGAAGACGTCGCGGACGGCGCTCGTCACGGGCGCGGCGGCCCACGATCTGTACCACGCGGGACAGGTCCAGCTGATCAAACGCATGATGCCGCGGCCCCGGACGCCCGGCGGCCGGCCGGGGAGGAAACGATGA
- a CDS encoding efflux RND transporter periplasmic adaptor subunit: MAVLLLASGVLLLLPGCRQRTSVSVASARRQDLAIPVLCDGTLEPEPGSEVRAADGATVDRIVVRDGARVAAGDALVRLSAPDLERQAREARAEATALAAERVSLAAEAASLEAEAGRRSRTAESDERLLRSGAITAEVRDADAAAADEARARLSASRARLAALAPGGASRLDLARRSADDLEARVARLTVKAPSAGIAYGLPRREGERVEAGQVVAAIADPVRRRLRARVDEPDLPRIAPGQPLTATFDGLPGREWRGKVTAVSKTLRDEGGRRVGDVTGEIADRAAELPGNASLNVSIVTASRRGALVVPRAALQRDGDRRFVFVLDGGLARRRDVAVGLLGATEAEITSGLPEGARVILPGAAPLKDGSRVSASGAS; this comes from the coding sequence GTGGCGGTTTTGCTGCTCGCGAGCGGCGTCCTCCTCCTTCTCCCCGGCTGCCGCCAACGGACGTCCGTGAGCGTCGCGTCGGCGAGGCGGCAGGACCTCGCGATTCCCGTTCTCTGCGACGGCACGCTCGAACCGGAGCCGGGAAGCGAGGTGCGGGCGGCCGACGGGGCGACCGTCGACCGCATCGTGGTCCGGGACGGCGCCCGAGTCGCGGCGGGAGACGCGCTCGTTCGCCTCTCGGCGCCGGATCTCGAGCGGCAGGCGCGGGAAGCGCGGGCGGAGGCGACGGCGCTCGCGGCCGAGCGCGTTTCGCTCGCGGCGGAGGCGGCGAGTCTCGAGGCCGAGGCCGGGCGCCGCTCCCGGACGGCCGAGTCCGACGAGCGGCTGCTTCGCTCCGGCGCGATCACCGCGGAGGTCCGCGACGCCGACGCGGCGGCCGCCGACGAGGCGCGGGCGCGCCTCTCCGCCTCCCGCGCCCGCCTCGCCGCGCTCGCTCCCGGCGGAGCGTCGCGCCTCGATCTGGCGAGGCGCTCCGCGGACGATCTGGAAGCTCGCGTCGCGCGGCTCACCGTCAAGGCGCCGTCGGCCGGAATCGCCTACGGTCTCCCGCGGAGGGAAGGCGAGCGCGTTGAGGCCGGTCAGGTCGTCGCCGCGATCGCCGATCCCGTGCGCCGGCGGCTCCGCGCCCGCGTCGACGAGCCGGACCTCCCGCGGATCGCTCCCGGTCAGCCGTTGACCGCGACGTTCGACGGTCTGCCGGGACGCGAGTGGCGCGGAAAGGTCACTGCGGTTTCGAAGACGCTGCGCGACGAGGGGGGCCGGCGCGTCGGCGATGTGACCGGCGAGATCGCCGACCGCGCCGCCGAGCTCCCGGGCAACGCCTCGCTCAACGTCTCGATCGTGACGGCTTCGCGCCGGGGGGCGCTCGTGGTGCCTCGCGCGGCGCTCCAGCGCGACGGCGACCGCCGGTTCGTCTTCGTGCTCGACGGCGGCCTCGCGAGGCGGCGCGACGTGGCGGTCGGGCTGCTCGGCGCGACCGAGGCGGAGATCACCTCCGGGCTCCCGGAGGGGGCGCGCGTCATCCTGCCGGGCGCCGCGCCCTTGAAGGACGGATCGCGGGTCTCGGCCTCCGGAGCGTCCTGA
- a CDS encoding ABC transporter permease: MFPREVFEAAFHRFRTHPLQTALTLTGLVVGTASIILVVTLGLTGRGYVMSQIEGVGSHLIWASYDGTVTSGVSRTLDDQITDADVRAVAARTDLFSGVTPLVALHDEIAVLSGVRNLTILGTDENYPAVRKNLRILQGRFFDRDDVEQRAKVCVVNRELYGKLWRGDDPPGKTVRALDTTFRVVGEFEEPVDTLGQGDVTPDTIFIPSTVAWYFTPRRRVDTLFAEVRDFARIPDAVEETQKLLAERHHTGSVYRVDSMTTVIRLARRISLGLIVAFVIAAGIAVVVGGVGIMNILLASVEQRTREIGLRLSVGARRRDILRQFLLEALMLGAAGSLIGVVLGTAIPLVLRWIVTRVAIRISPASAMFAFLFSCLVTLLFGAVPAYRAARLSPTEALRHE, translated from the coding sequence ATGTTCCCCCGCGAGGTCTTCGAGGCCGCTTTCCACCGGTTCCGCACGCACCCGCTCCAGACCGCGCTGACGCTCACGGGGCTCGTCGTCGGGACCGCGTCGATCATCCTCGTCGTCACGCTCGGCCTGACCGGGCGCGGGTACGTCATGTCGCAGATCGAAGGCGTCGGCTCGCACCTCATCTGGGCGAGCTACGACGGGACCGTGACCTCCGGCGTGTCCCGCACGCTCGACGACCAGATCACCGACGCGGACGTCCGCGCCGTGGCGGCGAGGACCGACCTCTTCTCCGGGGTCACGCCGCTCGTCGCGCTTCACGACGAGATCGCCGTTCTGTCGGGCGTCCGGAACCTCACCATCCTCGGGACGGACGAGAATTATCCGGCGGTCCGCAAGAACCTGCGCATCCTCCAGGGACGTTTCTTCGACCGCGACGACGTGGAGCAGCGGGCCAAGGTCTGCGTCGTCAACCGGGAGCTCTACGGAAAGCTCTGGCGCGGCGACGACCCTCCCGGGAAGACCGTGCGGGCGCTCGACACGACGTTTCGCGTCGTCGGCGAGTTCGAGGAGCCGGTCGACACGCTCGGGCAGGGCGACGTGACTCCGGACACGATCTTCATTCCCTCGACGGTCGCGTGGTACTTCACCCCCCGGCGGCGCGTCGACACGCTCTTTGCCGAGGTGCGGGACTTCGCCCGGATCCCCGACGCCGTCGAGGAGACGCAGAAGCTGCTGGCCGAGCGCCACCACACGGGCTCGGTCTACCGGGTCGACAGCATGACGACCGTGATCCGGCTCGCGCGCCGGATCTCGCTCGGATTGATCGTGGCGTTCGTCATCGCCGCGGGGATCGCCGTCGTCGTCGGGGGGGTCGGGATCATGAACATCCTGCTCGCGTCGGTCGAGCAGCGCACCCGGGAGATCGGGCTGCGGCTTTCGGTCGGCGCCCGGCGGCGGGACATCCTTCGGCAGTTCCTGCTCGAGGCGCTGATGCTCGGCGCCGCCGGCTCGCTCATCGGGGTCGTCCTCGGGACCGCGATCCCGCTCGTTCTGCGCTGGATCGTCACGCGCGTCGCGATCCGGATCTCTCCGGCATCCGCGATGTTCGCCTTCCTCTTCTCGTGTCTGGTGACGCTCCTCTTCGGCGCGGTTCCGGCCTACCGGGCCGCGCGCCTGAGCCCGACGGAGGCCCTTCGCCATGAATAG
- a CDS encoding TolC family protein — protein MNSFPVLAAAFLVGAGAPAGAQTPASAPPQVVTLRSAVAAALARSPSLAAAEAASDEGAAGARLARDAYRPSASLIATPGYASGLPVAVAGQVPAIAGIDVRQTIWDPAAKAEELGSEAAREELDGARESARIETARAVVELYARCRADGAVAEAAARRVDAAQEVLRHVEARQKEGRETDLAVERAALLLARARQKSLDAASDADLDLRELRMAIGASPGRELLLPDDPASVLPAEVPDREAAFAADPALCALERRGEILDALRRAKARPIAPVVQAEAQYWRLASGSYARYYNHFKADDWSVGVAVAVPLFSGGRLAEERARSESAWRRVEAQARERRETLDLLFARAEAAAARAGSAAALARRARGVAEGALEAAEALAREGRGDADAPALRRLELSDADEEVADAERALAAARGELLAVSGRLLAALQ, from the coding sequence ATGAATAGCTTTCCCGTTCTCGCCGCCGCGTTCCTGGTCGGGGCCGGCGCTCCCGCGGGCGCGCAGACGCCCGCCTCCGCCCCTCCGCAGGTCGTGACGCTCCGTTCGGCGGTCGCGGCGGCCCTCGCCCGTTCGCCGTCGCTCGCGGCGGCCGAGGCGGCGAGCGACGAAGGCGCCGCCGGCGCGCGCCTGGCGCGCGACGCGTACCGCCCTTCGGCGTCGCTCATCGCGACCCCCGGCTACGCGAGCGGGCTCCCGGTCGCGGTCGCGGGCCAGGTGCCGGCGATCGCGGGAATCGACGTGCGGCAGACGATCTGGGACCCGGCCGCGAAGGCCGAGGAGCTCGGCTCCGAGGCGGCGCGGGAGGAGCTCGACGGCGCGCGCGAATCCGCGCGGATCGAAACGGCGCGCGCGGTCGTCGAGCTCTACGCGCGCTGCCGCGCGGACGGGGCGGTCGCGGAGGCGGCCGCGCGCCGCGTCGACGCCGCCCAGGAAGTCCTCCGCCACGTCGAGGCCCGGCAAAAGGAAGGTCGCGAGACCGACCTCGCCGTCGAGCGCGCGGCGCTCCTCCTCGCGCGAGCGCGGCAGAAGTCCCTCGACGCGGCCTCCGACGCCGACCTCGATCTGCGCGAGCTGCGGATGGCGATCGGCGCCTCGCCGGGACGGGAGCTGCTCCTCCCCGACGACCCCGCGAGCGTCCTCCCGGCGGAGGTTCCCGACCGCGAGGCGGCGTTCGCCGCGGACCCGGCGCTGTGCGCGCTCGAACGCCGCGGCGAGATCCTCGATGCGCTGCGGCGCGCGAAGGCGCGGCCGATCGCGCCCGTCGTGCAGGCGGAGGCGCAATACTGGCGCCTCGCCTCCGGGAGCTACGCGCGGTACTACAACCATTTCAAGGCCGACGACTGGAGCGTCGGCGTCGCCGTGGCGGTGCCGCTCTTCTCCGGCGGACGGCTCGCCGAGGAGCGCGCCCGGAGCGAGAGTGCCTGGAGGCGCGTCGAGGCGCAGGCGCGCGAGCGCCGCGAGACGCTCGACCTCCTCTTCGCGCGCGCGGAGGCGGCCGCTGCCCGCGCGGGGTCGGCCGCCGCGCTCGCCCGCCGGGCCCGGGGCGTCGCCGAAGGCGCGCTCGAAGCCGCCGAGGCCCTCGCGCGGGAGGGGAGGGGCGACGCGGACGCGCCGGCGCTGCGCCGCCTCGAGCTCTCCGACGCCGACGAGGAAGTCGCGGACGCCGAGCGCGCGCTCGCGGCGGCCCGGGGCGAGCTGCTTGCGGTGTCGGGGCGCCTCCTCGCCGCCCTCCAATAA
- a CDS encoding TetR/AcrR family transcriptional regulator: MGRRARVTRAQVLAAAREAFAEGGFDGTTLAAIAARLGLSPAALLRHAPTKEALFGAAMAAGGPAMSVPLDFLGALDGSEDPIAVLRQIAERVIPVLEATFAETIVGWLHARKKAGPVAMPLPFDPRLRSSPPQLAFRAIEAYLRKAVRKGRLRVADPRAAATAFQGALFAYVAFHKLFRILDPPLPLDRYLATVLEIWAHGAAPPAPKGRRR, translated from the coding sequence ATGGGACGCCGGGCGAGAGTCACGCGAGCGCAGGTGCTGGCGGCGGCGCGGGAAGCGTTCGCCGAGGGGGGATTCGACGGGACGACGCTCGCCGCGATCGCCGCGCGGCTCGGGCTCAGTCCCGCCGCGCTGCTTCGCCACGCTCCGACGAAGGAGGCGCTGTTCGGAGCGGCGATGGCGGCGGGCGGTCCCGCCATGTCCGTCCCGCTCGACTTTCTCGGCGCCCTCGACGGGAGCGAGGACCCGATCGCAGTGCTGCGTCAGATCGCCGAACGGGTGATTCCCGTCCTCGAGGCGACGTTTGCCGAGACGATCGTCGGCTGGCTTCACGCCCGGAAGAAAGCCGGGCCCGTCGCCATGCCGCTTCCGTTCGACCCGCGCCTTCGCTCCTCGCCGCCGCAGCTGGCGTTTCGCGCGATCGAGGCGTATCTCCGGAAGGCGGTGCGGAAGGGACGCCTCCGCGTCGCCGATCCCCGGGCCGCGGCGACCGCGTTCCAGGGCGCCCTCTTCGCTTACGTCGCGTTCCACAAGCTCTTCCGCATCCTCGACCCGCCGCTGCCGCTCGACCGGTACCTCGCGACGGTCCTCGAGATCTGGGCGCATGGCGCCGCCCCGCCCGCGCCGAAAGGGAGGCGCCGATGA
- a CDS encoding efflux RND transporter periplasmic adaptor subunit: protein MKKKIALSVILLLAAAGAAFWWITSRARSKPLELSGSIEARDAQVGSLVGGRVVRVRVDEGAVVKKGDTLVFLESDLLDRQIEQERGNVAAQRANLEKVVRGPRTEEIARARADWGNAETKRRRSEALLQSGLLSPQEYDADAAQARMLGETYRELARGNRPEDIAQARAQLAAEEGRLAYLLEQKDELVVRAPADGIVQTMDLRPGDLVAANQGIVTILEPSEIWVRVYVPEPKLGLVRVGQSAAISIDTFPGRSFRGRVVEIRQQSEYTPRNVQTLEQRGDQVFGVKIAIEPAPELKPGMTAVVRLSP, encoded by the coding sequence ATGAAGAAGAAGATCGCCCTGTCCGTCATCCTCCTGCTCGCGGCGGCGGGCGCGGCGTTCTGGTGGATCACCTCGCGAGCCCGTTCGAAGCCGCTCGAGCTCTCCGGGTCGATCGAGGCGCGCGACGCGCAGGTCGGCTCGCTCGTCGGGGGGCGGGTCGTTCGCGTGCGGGTCGACGAGGGAGCGGTCGTGAAGAAGGGGGACACGCTCGTCTTCCTCGAATCGGACCTGCTCGACCGGCAGATCGAGCAGGAGCGCGGCAACGTCGCCGCGCAGAGGGCGAACCTCGAGAAAGTCGTGCGCGGTCCGCGGACCGAGGAGATCGCCCGCGCGCGCGCGGACTGGGGAAACGCGGAGACGAAACGCCGGCGCAGCGAGGCCCTGCTCCAATCGGGGCTCCTGAGCCCGCAGGAATACGACGCCGACGCCGCGCAGGCCAGGATGCTCGGCGAGACCTACCGGGAGCTCGCGCGCGGCAACCGCCCCGAGGACATCGCCCAGGCGCGGGCCCAGCTCGCCGCCGAGGAGGGCCGGCTGGCCTATCTCCTCGAGCAGAAGGACGAGCTGGTCGTCCGCGCGCCCGCCGACGGGATCGTCCAGACCATGGACCTGCGTCCCGGCGATCTCGTCGCGGCCAACCAGGGGATCGTGACGATCCTCGAGCCGTCCGAGATCTGGGTGCGCGTCTACGTGCCGGAGCCGAAGCTCGGCCTCGTCCGCGTCGGTCAGTCGGCGGCGATTTCGATCGACACGTTTCCCGGCCGGAGCTTCCGCGGACGCGTCGTCGAGATCCGCCAGCAGTCGGAATACACGCCGAGAAACGTGCAGACGCTCGAACAGCGCGGCGACCAGGTCTTCGGCGTGAAGATCGCGATCGAGCCCGCGCCGGAGCTCAAGCCCGGCATGACCGCCGTCGTCCGGCTGTCCCCGTGA
- a CDS encoding ABC transporter ATP-binding protein, protein MTGNGDLGIEVRSVTRDFGPVRALDSVSLSISRGEIFGLLGPNGSGKSTLIRILCGLLVPTAGAAFVDGLDVSTSGEEVRRRIGYVPQRFSLYEDLTVLENLDFFASVYGLEGEKAKERRQWAIDLTGIGPYRERLAAQLSGGWKQRLALAASLMHDPRVLFLDEPTAGIDPVARRELWNLLFELAGRGTTVLVATHYMDEAERCGTVAYLYLSKLLVYGKPDELTRLPEVTPGGMRRIEAACDQGVATLMGHARTLPYVEDVTIFGNSLHLLVRAGRDDAAIARDLERETGSRVVVRPIEAALEDVFVRLTKIHAGRNGAPVSPAGPGGNP, encoded by the coding sequence GTGACGGGGAACGGGGACCTCGGCATCGAGGTTCGAAGCGTGACGCGCGACTTCGGTCCGGTGCGCGCGCTCGACTCGGTCTCGCTGTCGATCTCGCGGGGGGAGATCTTCGGGCTCCTCGGCCCGAACGGATCCGGCAAGTCCACGCTCATCCGGATTCTCTGCGGCCTGCTCGTCCCGACCGCCGGCGCGGCTTTCGTCGACGGCCTCGACGTCTCGACCTCGGGCGAGGAGGTGCGCCGCCGGATCGGCTACGTTCCGCAGCGGTTCTCCCTCTACGAGGACCTGACGGTGCTCGAGAACCTCGACTTCTTCGCGTCGGTGTACGGCCTCGAAGGAGAAAAGGCGAAGGAGCGCCGGCAATGGGCAATCGACCTCACCGGGATCGGCCCGTACCGCGAGCGCCTGGCGGCGCAGCTCTCGGGCGGATGGAAGCAGCGACTCGCGCTCGCCGCCTCGCTCATGCACGATCCTCGCGTCCTCTTCCTCGACGAGCCGACGGCGGGGATCGATCCGGTCGCGCGGCGCGAGCTGTGGAACCTCCTGTTCGAGCTCGCGGGCCGCGGGACGACGGTCCTCGTCGCCACCCACTACATGGACGAGGCGGAGCGATGCGGCACGGTCGCGTACCTGTACCTCTCGAAGCTGCTCGTCTACGGCAAGCCCGACGAGCTCACGCGGTTGCCCGAGGTCACGCCGGGAGGGATGCGGCGGATCGAGGCCGCGTGCGATCAGGGGGTCGCGACCTTGATGGGCCACGCCCGGACGCTGCCGTACGTCGAGGACGTGACGATCTTCGGCAATTCGCTGCACCTCCTCGTGCGCGCCGGCCGGGATGACGCGGCGATCGCCCGCGATCTCGAGAGGGAGACCGGCTCGCGGGTCGTGGTTCGCCCGATCGAGGCCGCGCTCGAGGACGTCTTCGTGCGGCTGACGAAGATCCACGCCGGGCGAAACGGAGCTCCGGTTTCCCCGGCGGGCCCGGGAGGGAATCCATGA